Sequence from the Nocardia brasiliensis genome:
ATGGACGACGAGCAGAACGTGTTGGCCACGGTGTGGCCCGAGGTTGTTGCCGAGCTGACCACCGGCTCACCGGACGGCGCCATCCCGCCGGTGACCCGTGCCCAGCAGGCCTGGCTGAAACTGGTCAAGCCGCTGACCGTGGCGCAGGGCTTCGCGCTGCTCTCGGTGCCTTCCTCGCTGGCCCAGGAGGCCATCGAACGCGATCTGCGCGAACCGATCCTGCGCTCCCTCGCTCGCCGCCTCGGTCCCCAGGTAGAAGGCCTCGGCGTGCGCATCGCCGCGCCGACGACGCCGAGCACCGACCGTTCGAGCAACAACCCCCGCCACGCCAGGATGACGAGCAGGCCGGAACGGAGCAGGGACAACGGTTCGCTCGACAACGGCCACCGGGACAACGGCTCCCGCGAGAACGGGCATCCACAGCCGGGCTACCCCGGCACCGAGTACCAGGGCCGCGACGACTACCCGGCGCCCCGCTACGCCCAATCCAACGATTACGGCTCCGAATACCAGGGCAACGCCGAGTACACCGACACCGACTACGCGCCGGAGTATCCGTCCGCTGGCGAGTACGACCGGCCGGACTATCCCCGGGACGAGTACCAGGGCCAGGGCGACTACCCGGCACCGGCCGAATTGCCCCAGTCCCGGCGCGAACCCGCGCCCGCCCCGCGCCGGGAGCCGGGCCTGCCGCCGCGGCGCGAATCCATCCCGCCGGGCCAGGAATCGTTGTTCACCCCCGACCCCGGCCCCGCCACGATGCGCGGACCGGTCCGGGCGCCGGTGCGCGAGGCCGCGCCCGCCGAGGATCCCGGTCTGGCGGCCGCGCACGAGTCGGTGCGCGAGTCCGAGGCCACCCGCGCCGAGCCCGACGACGAGCCCGTGGTCAACGTGCGCAACTCCTGGCCGACCTACTTCACCAAGTCCCAGGAGACCTCCGCGCCCGCCACCTCCTCGGCCAGCCTCAACGCGAAATACACCTTCGAGACGTTCGTCATCGGCGCGTCGAATCGCTTCGCGCACGCCGCGGCGGTCGCCATCGCCGAGGCGCCCGCCCGCGCTTACAACCCGCTGTTCGTCTGGGGCGCTTCAGGTTTGGGCAAGACGCATCTACTACACGCGGCGGGCCACTATGCCCAGCGGCTCTTTCCCGGCATGCGGGTGAAGTACGTCTCGACCGAAGAGTTCACCAACGACTTCATCAACAGCCTGCGCGACGACCGCAAGGTGGCCTTCAAGCGCCGCTACCGCGAGACCGACATCCTGCTGGTCGACGACATCCAGTTCATCGAGGGCAAGGAAGGCATCCAGGAGGAGTTCTTCCACACCTTCAATACCCTGCACAACGCCAACAAGCAGATCGTCGTCTCCTCAGACCGGCCGCCCAAGCAGCTGGCCACGCTGGAGGAACGGCTGCGGACCCGGTTCGAGTGGGGCCTGATCACCGATGTGCAGCCGCCCGAGCTGGAGACGCGCATCGCCATCCTGCGCAAGAAGGCCAGGATGGACCGGCTCGACGTGCCGCACGATGTGCTGGAACTCATCGCCAGCCGGGTCGAACGCAACATCCGTGAGCTGGAGGGCGCGCTCATCCGCGTGACCGCTTTCGCCTCGCTCAACGGTCAGCCGCTGGACCTGCCGCTGGCCGAGGTGGTGCTACGCGACCTGATGCCGGACACCACGGCACTCGAGATCAGCGCGGCCACGATCATGGCGGTCACCGCGGAGTACTTCAACACCACGCTCGA
This genomic interval carries:
- the dnaA gene encoding chromosomal replication initiator protein DnaA; protein product: MDDEQNVLATVWPEVVAELTTGSPDGAIPPVTRAQQAWLKLVKPLTVAQGFALLSVPSSLAQEAIERDLREPILRSLARRLGPQVEGLGVRIAAPTTPSTDRSSNNPRHARMTSRPERSRDNGSLDNGHRDNGSRENGHPQPGYPGTEYQGRDDYPAPRYAQSNDYGSEYQGNAEYTDTDYAPEYPSAGEYDRPDYPRDEYQGQGDYPAPAELPQSRREPAPAPRREPGLPPRRESIPPGQESLFTPDPGPATMRGPVRAPVREAAPAEDPGLAAAHESVRESEATRAEPDDEPVVNVRNSWPTYFTKSQETSAPATSSASLNAKYTFETFVIGASNRFAHAAAVAIAEAPARAYNPLFVWGASGLGKTHLLHAAGHYAQRLFPGMRVKYVSTEEFTNDFINSLRDDRKVAFKRRYRETDILLVDDIQFIEGKEGIQEEFFHTFNTLHNANKQIVVSSDRPPKQLATLEERLRTRFEWGLITDVQPPELETRIAILRKKARMDRLDVPHDVLELIASRVERNIRELEGALIRVTAFASLNGQPLDLPLAEVVLRDLMPDTTALEISAATIMAVTAEYFNTTLEELTGPGKARPLAQARQIAMYLCRELTDLSLPKIGQAFGRDHTTVMYAEKKVRKEMTERRRVYDHVQELTARIKQRSR